A genomic window from Salvia miltiorrhiza cultivar Shanhuang (shh) chromosome 5, IMPLAD_Smil_shh, whole genome shotgun sequence includes:
- the LOC130985157 gene encoding hydroxyproline O-galactosyltransferase GALT2: MKRSKGDYPSGRRFKFSYVLLAAAGLYLILIFFKFPDFLESAAVLSGEESAGVFDGFSMMDEKNAEISKSRVSFDGFHRILHDNENQDNPVKPQQGDIQAERDWKSVTKSSQQQYGRITSDILRKMNRTKNLSVMERMADEAWALGLKAWEEASKYDDKEIDMSTILEGKPESCPSWVSMDGEELVKRDYLMFLPCGLAAGSSITVIGTPHHAHQEYVPQLAKRRVDDGLVLVSQFMVELQGLKAVHGEDPPKILHLNPRLRGDWSHHQVIEHNTCYRMQWGTGQRCDGLPSKGDDDMLVDGYLRCEKWMRNDITDTKDTKESKIFSWFERFIGRAKKPEVTWPFPFREGRMFVLTIRAGVDGYHINAGGRHVTSFPYRMGFTLEDATGLAIKGNVDVHSVYATSLPTSHPSFSPHRVLDFSEKWKSHYTPQGGVQLFIGVLSATNHFAERMAVRKTWMQSISIKTSKVAVRFFVALNTRSEVNAVLKKEAAYFGDIEILPFMDRYELVVLKTVAICEYGVRNVTAAYIMKCDDDTFIRVERILKDIEGMSPRRPLYLGNLNLLHRPLRTGKWAVSYEEWPEEIYPPYANGPGYIISSDIANYIISQSENHSLRLFKMEDVSMGMWVEQFNSTEHVQYSHNWKYCQYGCMENYHTAHYQSPRQMICLWDNLMKGHPHCCNV; the protein is encoded by the exons ATGAAGAGGTCGAAAGGTGATTATCCGAGCGGAAGAAGGTTCAAGTTCTCGTACGTTCTGTTGGCTGCAGCTGGGTTGTATTTGATCCTTATTTTCTTCAAGTTTCCTGATTTTTTGGAGAGTGCAGCTGTTTTGAGTGGGGAAGAAAGCGCTGGTGTTTTTGATGGATTTTCAATGATGGATGAAAAGAATGCGGAGATTAGTAAATCACGTGTCAGTTTTGATGGGTTCCACAGAATATTACATGATAATGAAAATCAGGATAATCCCGTAAAGCCACAACAAGGGGATATACAAGCGGAAAGAGATTGGAAATCAGTAACAAAGTCTTCGCAGCAGCAGTATGGTCGAATAACTTCTGACATATTGAGGAAAATGAATAGGACCAAAAACTTATCTGTGATGGAAAGAATGGCGGATGAGGCTTGGGCTTTAGGATTGAAGGCGTGGGAAGAGGCAAGCAAGTATGACGATAAGGAGATTGACATGAGTACTATACTAGAAGGGAAGCCTGAGTCATGCCCTTCTTGGGTTTCAATGGATGGAGAAGAATTGGTCAAGAGAGATTATCTTATGTTCCTTCCATGTGGTCTCGCTGCAGGTTCATCTATCACAGTCATTGGAACTCCACATCATGCTCACCAGGAGTATGTACCACAACTTGCTAAAAGGAGGGTTGATGATGGATTGGTTTTAGTGTCACAGTTCATGGTTGAGCTTCAAGGCTTAAAGGCTGTGCATGGGGAAGATCCACCAAAGATTTTGCATTTGAATCCTCGATTAAGAGGTGACTGGAGCCATCATCAAGTAATTGAGCACAACACGTGTTACAGGATGCAGTGGGGAACAGGTCAGAGGTGTGATGGCTTGCCTTCCAAGGGCGATGATGATATGCTGG TTGATGGATACTTGCGGTGTGAAAAATGGATGCGCAATGATATCACCGATACAAAAGATACAAAAGAGTCCAAGATATTTTCGTGGTTTGAGCGCTTTATAGGACGTGCCAAAAAACCAGAAGTAACCTGGCCATTTCCCTTTAGGGAAGGACGAATGTTTGTTCTGACCATCCGTGCTGGAGTTGATGGATATCATATAAATGCAGGGGGGCGTCATGTTACATCATTCCCATACCGAATG GGTTTTACACTGGAAGATGCAACAGGGTTAGCAATCAAGGGTAATGTGGATGTTCATTCAGTATATGCCACCTCTTTGCCAACCTCTCATCCAAGTTTCTCGCCCCATAGAGTATTAGATTTCTCTGAGAAATGGAAATCCCATTACACACCACAAGGTGGGGTTCAACTCTTTATTGGGGTACTTTCAGCCACCAATCATTTTGCTGAGCGTATGGCAGTAAGAAAGACATGGATGCAATCTATATCAATCAAGACGTCTAAAGTAGCTGTTCGATTCTTTGTTGCCCTG AACACAAGGAGTGAGGTGAATGCAGTTCTGAAGAAGGAGGCTGCTTACTTTGGTGATATAGAGATCTTGCCATTTATGGACCGTTATGAGCTAGTAGTTCTTAAAACTGTTGCCATTTGTGAATACGGG GTTCGAAATGTAACGGCAGCATATATTATGAAATGTGATGATGACACGTTTATTAGGGTCGAGAGAATTTTGAAAGACATCGAAGGCATGTCACCTAGAAGGCCGTTGTATTTGGGAAATTTGAACCTCTTGCACAGGCCTCTTAGGACAGGGAAGTGGGCCGTCTCTTATGAG GAGTGGCCTGAGGAAATCTATCCACCTTATGCCAATGGACCCGGATACATAATATCAAGCGACATCGCTAATTACATCATCTCTCAAAGTGAAAATCATAGCCTACGG CTATTTAAAATGGAGGACGTTAGCATGGGAATGTGGGTCGAGCAATTCAACAGCACGGAGCACGTTCAATATTCTCATAACTGGAAATATTGTCAGTACGGTTGTATGGAGAACTACCACACTGCACACTACCAATCCCCTAGACAAATGATATGTTTATGGGACAATCTGATGAAAGGGCATCCTCATTGCTGTAATGTTTGA